Proteins from a genomic interval of Pseudodesulfovibrio nedwellii:
- a CDS encoding efflux RND transporter periplasmic adaptor subunit — protein MRTLLIKARAIFGLKVIIPVCVVILAAAGAYATVVTAPKAKKRPPVFIAPAVDTKVISCGTYRVWLPVMGTVTAARSITLEARVSGEVESISSIFTPGGYFEKGEQILTISPEDYQLALREVQAEVTTAEYDLKVEQGYQTVSAREWKLLSGSTKGTEAESELALRKPHLAKAQAELQAAQAKLRQAMLDLERTKISAPFSAMVQEKSVDIGAMISPQESLATLVGTDEFWIEASVPVDRLHWINIPSAGTVDGSKARISSGSGVGLSVREGQVVRLLPSLESEGRMARLLISVKDPLNIAGRPNVKPLLLGSYVSVEIDGGVLENVMTIPRSAYHDNDKVWIMTEANTLEIRSLKSVWRDEGTIVVAEGLVPGEVVVTSALSTPLQGMRLRSISTAVDTNVVEKPNRVGVDAGKGKGPGKGQGGGMNNG, from the coding sequence ATGCGTACTTTACTCATCAAGGCACGGGCTATCTTCGGTCTCAAGGTCATTATTCCGGTTTGTGTTGTTATACTTGCTGCAGCCGGTGCGTATGCAACAGTGGTGACAGCTCCTAAAGCAAAGAAACGACCTCCTGTCTTTATTGCTCCTGCTGTAGACACCAAGGTTATTTCCTGTGGAACGTATCGGGTTTGGCTTCCAGTCATGGGGACGGTGACCGCTGCCCGATCCATCACGCTTGAAGCGCGAGTTTCTGGTGAAGTCGAATCAATCAGTTCAATTTTTACACCCGGCGGTTATTTTGAAAAGGGAGAGCAGATTCTTACCATCAGCCCAGAGGATTATCAGCTTGCGCTTCGTGAAGTGCAGGCTGAAGTTACGACTGCCGAGTATGATCTGAAGGTTGAGCAAGGGTATCAGACCGTGTCTGCCCGGGAGTGGAAATTACTCAGTGGTTCCACAAAAGGAACTGAAGCCGAATCCGAACTTGCCTTGAGAAAACCGCATTTGGCTAAAGCTCAGGCTGAATTGCAAGCGGCCCAAGCCAAGCTTCGTCAGGCGATGCTTGATTTGGAACGTACCAAAATTTCTGCGCCGTTTTCCGCCATGGTTCAAGAAAAGAGTGTTGACATCGGAGCTATGATTTCTCCTCAGGAATCCCTTGCTACACTTGTTGGGACCGATGAATTCTGGATCGAGGCGTCTGTGCCGGTGGATCGTTTGCATTGGATCAATATTCCGTCCGCCGGAACCGTGGATGGCTCCAAGGCTCGAATCTCCTCGGGCAGCGGCGTCGGTCTGTCGGTTCGTGAAGGGCAGGTGGTTCGTTTATTGCCTTCTCTGGAGAGCGAAGGGCGAATGGCCCGCCTCTTGATATCGGTTAAGGACCCGTTGAATATTGCGGGGCGACCAAACGTCAAGCCGCTTCTTTTGGGGAGTTATGTTTCTGTTGAAATCGATGGTGGTGTGTTGGAAAACGTGATGACTATTCCGCGTTCAGCCTATCATGACAATGATAAGGTTTGGATTATGACCGAAGCCAATACTCTTGAGATCCGGTCGCTGAAATCCGTATGGCGAGATGAGGGAACCATTGTTGTTGCCGAAGGGCTCGTACCAGGTGAAGTCGTTGTAACTTCAGCGCTTTCGACTCCGTTGCAGGGGATGAGACTGCGGAGTATCTCGACGGCAGTGGATACCAATGTCGTTGAAAAGCCAAACCGTGTCGGTGTTGATGCCGGCAAGGGCAAAGGCCCGGGCAAGGGACAAGGCGGAGGAATGAACAATGGTTAA
- a CDS encoding NifB/NifX family molybdenum-iron cluster-binding protein — translation MKIAVPSTLPNLDGLVECKLGTAAYLLVVDTEDMSFEVVEGPPRSSGAGAGLMILTQVVNMGVQVVLVEYIAQNIIGVLKKQGIKVVPSVSGPVAEAIATYMQSRSSLGEKEETTDGEDAVSKQVVWIEALRKGGQQFSTLLPRLVGVILLLGLFRGFVSEQTLLSLFSNSPLYDAVCGASIGSLLAGNPVNSYIIGKSLLSAGVGVAGAAALMFAWVNVGIIQLPAEVAALGMRFALVRNIAGFILAILMSLLFLLLEGGVV, via the coding sequence ATGAAAATTGCTGTTCCGAGCACGCTTCCCAATTTGGATGGTCTCGTCGAATGCAAGTTGGGTACTGCAGCCTATTTATTAGTGGTAGATACCGAGGATATGTCTTTCGAGGTGGTGGAAGGCCCTCCTCGTTCTTCCGGAGCAGGGGCAGGGCTCATGATTTTGACGCAGGTGGTCAACATGGGCGTGCAGGTCGTTCTTGTGGAATATATTGCTCAAAATATTATCGGGGTTTTAAAAAAACAAGGTATTAAAGTCGTTCCTTCAGTATCCGGCCCTGTTGCTGAGGCGATAGCTACGTATATGCAGTCGCGATCGTCCTTGGGTGAGAAGGAAGAGACAACGGATGGCGAAGACGCCGTTTCCAAGCAGGTCGTATGGATTGAAGCTTTGCGTAAGGGAGGACAGCAGTTCTCTACACTTTTGCCCCGCCTTGTGGGGGTAATTTTGCTTTTAGGGTTGTTTCGTGGGTTTGTCTCGGAACAAACGCTGCTTTCGTTGTTTTCGAACTCGCCGTTGTATGACGCTGTGTGTGGAGCTTCCATTGGAAGTTTGTTGGCTGGGAATCCCGTGAATAGTTATATCATTGGGAAAAGCTTGTTGAGTGCGGGCGTGGGAGTCGCCGGGGCAGCGGCTTTGATGTTTGCCTGGGTCAATGTTGGAATCATTCAACTCCCGGCTGAAGTGGCGGCCCTCGGCATGCGTTTTGCTCTGGTGCGCAATATCGCTGGGTTTATTCTGGCTATTCTCATGTCGTTACTTTTCCTCCTGTTGGAAGGGGGCGTAGTATGA
- a CDS encoding permease has protein sequence MSQNSIFPFSLPSMAVMRPWLFPLGVSLLYGLGFLLEPENTEHSLHICVDMFQQLTLPMLFAVVMMVVFNRFLSPAVVARFLGRSAGAKGVVLSSLAGILSMGPVYAWYPLFKTLRDKGASVFHVANFVGCRSIKPALLPIVVSSFGWRFTILFLLMSFVIALSVACIVSLVCTDHEKKESVR, from the coding sequence ATGAGCCAGAATTCCATTTTCCCTTTTTCTTTGCCCTCAATGGCCGTCATGAGACCGTGGTTATTTCCTTTGGGAGTTAGCTTGCTCTATGGCCTCGGTTTTCTTTTAGAACCAGAAAACACAGAGCACTCATTACATATCTGTGTAGACATGTTTCAGCAGTTGACGTTGCCCATGCTTTTCGCCGTTGTCATGATGGTGGTCTTTAATAGATTCCTGTCCCCAGCTGTGGTCGCTCGTTTTTTAGGGCGCAGTGCTGGTGCCAAGGGGGTCGTGCTGTCTTCTTTGGCTGGAATCTTATCCATGGGACCAGTCTATGCGTGGTATCCGCTTTTTAAAACGTTGCGGGATAAAGGCGCATCGGTTTTCCACGTTGCCAATTTTGTCGGCTGCCGTTCCATCAAACCGGCATTGCTTCCCATTGTGGTAAGCTCTTTTGGCTGGCGATTTACCATACTCTTTCTCTTGATGAGCTTCGTTATAGCTTTGAGTGTAGCCTGCATCGTGAGTCTGGTTTGCACTGATCATGAGAAAAAGGAATCTGTGAGATGA
- a CDS encoding efflux RND transporter permease subunit: MVNNVQKHKGPIGWMAGNSVAANLLMVVLLVGGLVFGLQMKQEVFPEFSLDTVSVSVSYPGASPEEVEQGVILAVEEAVQGLEGVKEVTSTASEGAGNVVVEALDGTNLQTLAQDIKTEVDRISSFPEEAEDPVIAEASMKRQVLTVMVYGDQDDTVLRSLAEELRTTLITDPGVTQVDLNEVSDLQISIEVSQEKLRAHNLTLTEVASRLREASVDMPGGGIKAGSGEILVRMKERRDYGQDFARTPIVTGSDGTQVLLEDIGTVVDGFADNDIITTYNGQPAVRLDVYRVGDQTPISVSEAVHNGVEAFSTRLPGNVSLKILDDSSEVFSQRMDLLLKNGYMGLGLVFVFLALFLERRLAFWVAMGIPISFFGCFLILPFFDISINMITMFAFLISLGIVVDDAIVVGENVFTMRQQGMPPLKAAIEGARRIAMPVTFSVLTNIVAFMPLLFLPGIMGKIYWSIPIVVISVFVVSLVESLFVLPAHLGHLRDGHRSRIMRWIDRYQQRIADGLLRFINRIYRPILDVCVQWRYLTMAVGVGLLVLTGAYVASGRLGFTLMPKVESDYAFVTAELPYGSSAAKSEVVRDRLIAAARVVADNNGGGSLVEGMDSKIGGAGRDISGSHVVKLKVYLTAADVRPISTDEFVEQWRKETGEIVGLEAISFESDRGGPGSGSSLEFELSHSDVTVLESAAAELAAGLSYYPRVKDVDDGFSPGKEQLDFTLTPTGKSLGLTAQGVADQVRAAYYGVEVLRQQRGRNEIKVVVRRPESERISEFDFEELMIMASSGSEILLREAVNIERGRAYTVIKRRDGRRVLSVSADVSPRNQSTQVMNSVFKEIIPDLKAKYPGLSCVMDGKQADMTESTESLMVGLLMAMLCIYALLAIPFKSYVQPLIIMICIPFGAVGAVFGHVIMGYSISLMSLLGIVALSGVVVNDSLVFIDYANRMRSDGQCAHDAVMSAGTARFRAILLTTLTTFGGLAPMILETSRQARFLIPMALSLGFGILFATGITLILVPSMYMILEDFKQKLSRFFSRREAERLDSVEDGI; encoded by the coding sequence ATGGTTAACAATGTTCAGAAACATAAGGGTCCTATCGGTTGGATGGCGGGGAATTCGGTTGCCGCCAATCTGCTTATGGTGGTGCTTCTTGTCGGTGGTCTTGTGTTCGGTTTGCAGATGAAGCAGGAAGTCTTCCCCGAGTTCTCCTTGGATACGGTTTCGGTGAGTGTCTCGTACCCTGGAGCAAGTCCTGAAGAGGTAGAGCAGGGAGTCATACTGGCTGTGGAAGAAGCCGTGCAGGGGCTGGAAGGCGTGAAGGAAGTGACGTCAACGGCATCTGAAGGTGCTGGCAATGTTGTTGTCGAGGCACTTGATGGAACAAATTTGCAAACGCTCGCTCAGGATATCAAGACTGAAGTGGATAGAATCTCTTCTTTTCCTGAAGAAGCCGAGGACCCAGTGATTGCCGAAGCCTCTATGAAACGGCAAGTTCTCACTGTGATGGTTTATGGCGATCAGGACGATACCGTTCTGCGAAGCCTGGCAGAAGAGTTGCGGACGACATTAATCACTGACCCCGGAGTGACTCAGGTTGATCTGAATGAGGTTAGCGATCTTCAGATTTCTATCGAAGTGTCGCAGGAAAAATTGCGCGCTCACAACTTGACGCTCACCGAAGTGGCCAGCCGTCTGCGTGAAGCCTCTGTGGATATGCCGGGAGGAGGCATCAAAGCCGGTTCTGGGGAAATTCTTGTGCGCATGAAAGAGCGGCGTGATTATGGACAGGATTTTGCTCGGACGCCCATTGTCACAGGGAGCGATGGTACACAGGTTTTATTGGAGGACATTGGTACGGTTGTCGATGGATTTGCCGATAATGATATTATCACGACATATAATGGTCAGCCTGCCGTTCGCCTAGATGTCTATCGGGTGGGAGATCAAACTCCTATTTCCGTCTCCGAGGCCGTACACAATGGCGTAGAGGCGTTTTCGACTCGGCTACCCGGTAATGTTTCCTTGAAAATTCTCGATGATAGTTCGGAAGTATTCAGTCAGCGTATGGATTTGCTTTTGAAGAATGGATACATGGGGCTGGGTTTGGTCTTTGTTTTTCTTGCTTTGTTTCTTGAAAGGCGACTCGCTTTTTGGGTCGCTATGGGTATTCCCATTTCCTTTTTCGGATGTTTTTTGATTCTGCCGTTTTTTGACATCAGTATTAATATGATCACCATGTTCGCTTTTCTTATTTCACTTGGAATTGTGGTCGATGACGCTATCGTGGTCGGTGAGAATGTATTTACCATGCGGCAGCAGGGGATGCCACCGCTTAAAGCCGCCATTGAGGGGGCCCGTCGCATAGCCATGCCGGTGACTTTTAGCGTATTGACGAACATTGTAGCTTTCATGCCTTTACTGTTTTTACCCGGGATTATGGGCAAGATATATTGGTCTATCCCCATTGTAGTCATTAGTGTTTTTGTTGTTTCCTTGGTTGAAAGTCTGTTTGTCTTGCCCGCGCATCTTGGTCATTTGAGAGATGGGCATCGCAGTCGTATCATGCGGTGGATTGATAGGTATCAGCAGCGAATTGCAGATGGGCTCCTTCGATTTATTAATAGGATATATAGGCCCATTCTCGACGTTTGTGTGCAGTGGCGCTATTTGACCATGGCTGTGGGCGTTGGTTTGCTCGTTTTGACGGGTGCATATGTCGCCAGTGGCAGGCTTGGGTTTACACTTATGCCCAAAGTGGAATCCGATTATGCTTTCGTGACTGCTGAGTTGCCGTATGGATCTTCGGCAGCCAAGTCAGAGGTTGTTCGAGACCGCCTCATTGCCGCCGCTCGTGTGGTGGCGGACAATAACGGTGGTGGTAGCTTGGTCGAGGGCATGGATTCCAAAATTGGTGGTGCCGGGCGTGATATTTCAGGCAGTCATGTTGTTAAGCTGAAAGTCTATTTAACCGCTGCGGACGTGCGTCCCATTTCTACGGATGAATTCGTGGAGCAATGGCGCAAGGAAACCGGAGAAATAGTCGGTTTGGAGGCCATTTCTTTTGAATCTGATCGTGGTGGGCCTGGGTCGGGGAGCTCGTTGGAATTTGAATTGAGTCATTCGGATGTCACCGTGCTTGAGTCTGCCGCCGCAGAACTCGCGGCGGGATTGTCCTATTACCCGCGGGTTAAGGATGTTGATGACGGCTTTTCGCCGGGCAAGGAACAACTCGACTTTACACTCACTCCCACAGGAAAAAGCCTTGGCTTGACCGCTCAGGGGGTGGCTGATCAGGTGCGCGCTGCCTATTATGGTGTGGAAGTTTTGCGTCAGCAACGTGGTCGCAACGAAATTAAGGTTGTTGTTCGTCGCCCTGAAAGCGAACGTATTTCCGAGTTTGATTTTGAAGAGCTGATGATTATGGCGTCCTCAGGCAGTGAAATTCTGTTGCGGGAAGCGGTGAATATTGAGCGAGGTCGAGCGTATACGGTTATTAAACGCCGTGATGGCCGCCGGGTTTTGTCGGTATCTGCGGACGTGAGTCCTCGTAATCAGTCTACGCAGGTTATGAATAGCGTATTTAAAGAAATCATTCCTGACCTCAAGGCTAAATATCCGGGCTTGTCCTGTGTAATGGATGGCAAACAAGCAGATATGACCGAGTCCACTGAGAGTTTGATGGTGGGGCTGCTTATGGCCATGCTGTGCATCTATGCTCTGCTGGCGATCCCCTTCAAGAGTTATGTACAGCCATTAATAATAATGATTTGTATTCCCTTCGGGGCGGTCGGTGCCGTTTTTGGTCATGTGATCATGGGGTATTCCATCAGTCTGATGAGCCTGCTCGGTATCGTGGCTTTGTCTGGTGTGGTAGTTAATGATTCGTTGGTTTTTATTGACTATGCCAACCGTATGCGTAGTGACGGACAGTGTGCCCATGATGCTGTGATGTCAGCCGGAACAGCTCGTTTTAGAGCTATTCTGTTGACTACATTGACCACTTTTGGCGGTTTGGCCCCCATGATTCTTGAAACGTCAAGACAGGCTCGGTTCCTTATTCCCATGGCATTGTCGTTGGGTTTTGGTATTTTGTTTGCCACAGGGATTACTCTGATTCTTGTTCCGTCCATGTATATGATTCTGGAAGACTTCAAGCAGAAGCTTTCCCGATTTTTTTCCCGGCGGGAGGCAGAACGTCTGGATTCTGTAGAAGATGGTATCTGA
- a CDS encoding response regulator transcription factor, translating to MDAKGPVLIIDDDERLRELVVEYLEEYDFTVHTLPSGVKAVETVKTLSPCVIILDVMMPGKNGLEVLRELRMTSDTPVIMLTAKGEDTDRIVGLELGADDYIAKPFNPRELLARIKAVLRRYDASAITNAKTTPPTISAGGLILNISRQTLMVEADELELAPTEFRLLKALMSKVDTALTRDQLMDMVWDKDFTAYDRSIDVHISKLRALLKQYETHAKRIKTVWGTGYMFMGEI from the coding sequence ATGGACGCAAAAGGACCAGTTCTGATTATCGATGACGATGAAAGACTTCGCGAGCTCGTCGTGGAATATCTCGAAGAATACGATTTCACTGTGCACACCCTTCCCTCCGGCGTAAAAGCTGTAGAGACTGTGAAAACGCTCTCCCCGTGCGTGATCATTCTGGATGTCATGATGCCTGGGAAAAATGGCCTGGAAGTTTTACGAGAACTTCGGATGACATCCGACACGCCCGTCATCATGCTCACCGCCAAGGGAGAAGATACAGACCGCATTGTTGGCCTGGAGCTAGGCGCTGACGACTACATTGCAAAGCCATTCAACCCCCGTGAATTATTGGCCCGCATCAAGGCCGTACTCCGCCGCTACGACGCAAGTGCGATCACCAATGCCAAGACCACCCCTCCCACGATTTCCGCAGGAGGGCTTATCCTGAATATCTCTCGCCAAACACTCATGGTGGAAGCCGACGAACTGGAATTGGCCCCTACAGAGTTTCGACTGCTCAAGGCCCTTATGAGTAAAGTGGACACAGCCCTGACCCGCGACCAACTCATGGACATGGTTTGGGACAAAGACTTCACGGCGTATGACCGCAGCATAGACGTTCACATCAGCAAACTACGCGCCCTGCTCAAACAATATGAGACCCACGCCAAACGGATCAAGACAGTCTGGGGCACCGGATATATGTTCATGGGAGAAATATGA
- a CDS encoding superoxide dismutase [Ni], which yields MRIVQMVGMCVVVCLSVMILPRQAQTHCQVPCGIYDDNARVVAMMEDVTTVRKAVTMLNELVAKTDVQSKQQFTRWVMNKETHSQRIISAIADYFLTQRVKPDQKDYVERLKKHHAVIVAAMKVKQNATMEPVDVLEKCVKALLEYYPEK from the coding sequence ATGAGAATTGTACAAATGGTGGGGATGTGCGTTGTTGTCTGTCTCTCTGTCATGATTCTCCCTCGACAAGCGCAGACCCATTGTCAGGTACCATGCGGTATTTATGACGATAATGCGCGTGTCGTTGCCATGATGGAAGATGTGACGACAGTTCGTAAAGCCGTGACCATGCTTAATGAGTTGGTCGCAAAGACTGACGTTCAATCAAAACAGCAGTTCACTCGTTGGGTCATGAACAAGGAAACTCATTCACAGAGAATAATCAGCGCGATAGCAGATTATTTTTTGACCCAGCGCGTCAAACCCGATCAAAAAGATTATGTTGAGCGTTTAAAAAAACATCATGCCGTCATTGTGGCCGCCATGAAAGTCAAACAGAACGCCACCATGGAACCTGTCGATGTTCTGGAAAAGTGTGTGAAAGCATTGTTGGAGTATTATCCCGAAAAGTAA
- a CDS encoding sensor histidine kinase, translating into MKISRLYLKIFFAFIAVLGTAILTIAILMHLGKIRPPFARHADERTEAFKRLILLEIGDTKSMTPQLQQRLASVLDIFAGSFNGQAWLTDAQGTVINAPSPKKVTLIATEETEFETTTSNGNSLYLMGNEDEKLLYMVGTIESAMQPLSIHILHEWKKRKEEVWLMHGLLLMSGIAALLLIPVSRMITLPINKLTASAELIAQGDFSPRVADNRKDEVGTLAKAFNHMANSLDKIVRGSRELTANLSHELRSPLARIRISQQIIEERMASGRTDGIKKHVHKMEQEIDHMDGLIDKILKLSKLDLQKASPRIDTVNIPNMVKQIVEMLQPQINEKSLSIISNETEITPLLCNRENITMVVGNVLANAIKYSPAHSDITINCTSDEKTVNVKISNPYPQLSKNELETIFIPFKRLGYDTVEGTGLGLAFARKIVEEHKGTMQAASNETGFHMTITLPAG; encoded by the coding sequence ATGAAGATCAGTCGACTCTATCTCAAAATATTCTTCGCGTTTATCGCGGTTCTCGGCACAGCCATCCTGACCATCGCCATATTGATGCATCTGGGAAAAATCCGCCCACCCTTCGCTCGACATGCCGACGAACGCACTGAGGCCTTCAAAAGGCTCATCCTACTTGAAATAGGTGATACAAAAAGCATGACGCCACAATTACAACAACGACTTGCTTCGGTACTGGATATCTTTGCCGGCTCTTTCAACGGTCAGGCATGGCTGACGGATGCACAAGGCACCGTCATCAATGCTCCTTCCCCTAAAAAAGTGACCCTCATCGCAACAGAAGAGACAGAATTTGAAACAACCACTTCCAATGGAAACTCTCTTTACCTCATGGGAAACGAAGACGAAAAATTGCTATATATGGTAGGCACAATCGAATCAGCCATGCAGCCTTTGTCTATTCACATTCTCCATGAATGGAAAAAACGCAAAGAAGAAGTATGGCTCATGCATGGCCTGCTGCTCATGTCTGGTATTGCCGCACTCCTGCTCATTCCGGTCTCCCGAATGATCACCCTACCCATTAACAAATTGACAGCATCCGCCGAACTCATCGCCCAAGGTGATTTTTCGCCCCGTGTGGCCGACAATCGAAAAGATGAAGTAGGCACACTGGCCAAGGCGTTCAACCATATGGCCAACAGTCTCGATAAAATAGTCAGAGGTAGCCGCGAACTGACCGCCAACCTGTCTCACGAACTACGTAGCCCACTGGCCCGTATTCGTATATCCCAACAGATCATTGAAGAACGCATGGCTTCGGGACGAACAGACGGTATCAAAAAACACGTTCACAAGATGGAGCAGGAAATCGACCACATGGATGGACTTATCGACAAGATTCTCAAACTTTCCAAACTTGATTTACAAAAGGCATCACCACGTATCGATACAGTTAATATCCCCAACATGGTCAAGCAGATTGTGGAAATGCTACAGCCACAAATCAATGAAAAAAGTCTTTCAATCATTTCCAACGAAACTGAAATCACGCCCCTTCTATGCAACCGGGAAAATATCACCATGGTCGTGGGCAATGTCCTTGCCAACGCTATAAAATACAGCCCTGCTCATAGTGACATCACCATCAATTGCACGTCTGACGAAAAAACGGTTAACGTAAAGATTTCTAACCCGTATCCGCAACTCTCGAAAAATGAACTTGAAACGATTTTCATCCCATTCAAAAGACTTGGATATGATACGGTGGAAGGCACCGGTCTCGGCCTGGCCTTTGCTCGAAAAATCGTCGAAGAACACAAAGGAACCATGCAGGCTGCCAGCAATGAAACCGGCTTCCACATGACAATTACGTTGCCCGCAGGTTAA
- a CDS encoding efflux transporter outer membrane subunit has product MAPLPESFALYSDSEQLSGKWWESFGCEELNGMVEDALVANFDVLIAWARLKQAGATAIQSRADKYPTLNVTGDYSHSSSYTKKATDKETTSDTHSVGLQAGYELDLWGRIEAESQSGNLDYLASREDLSTAAMTVAGEVVSRWVEIQTERQKKRILTEQVKTNETYLELIELRFRNSLATALDIYQQRQTLAKVTAQIPPVESKEQLLLHELALLMGKPAGAVTVADADLPEMADLPGLGLPADLLANRPDVRSAGFALQSADWSVTAAKANRLPSLSLTGTAEYTGAQLGTLFDNWMLSLATSVVGPIFDGGSRKAEVEKQQGIVDERLASYRETVYTAFKEVEDALVKEKWQKQYITARLAQLEAAKTSLSEAVSRYAQGLDDYLPVLSALLSVQELEVSIADERTDLVLYRVALHRALGGSWTDSLITPDANNQKTNDINVSNEG; this is encoded by the coding sequence ATGGCTCCATTGCCGGAATCTTTTGCTTTGTATTCCGATTCTGAACAGTTGAGCGGTAAGTGGTGGGAGTCCTTTGGCTGCGAAGAATTGAATGGCATGGTGGAAGACGCTCTGGTTGCTAATTTTGATGTTTTAATTGCCTGGGCACGACTCAAGCAGGCAGGGGCCACGGCTATTCAGTCTCGAGCTGACAAGTATCCGACTTTGAATGTGACGGGAGATTATTCTCATTCGAGTTCGTATACCAAGAAGGCGACGGACAAGGAAACCACCTCTGATACGCATAGTGTCGGTTTGCAGGCAGGATATGAATTGGACCTTTGGGGTCGGATCGAAGCCGAATCCCAGTCTGGCAATCTCGATTATTTGGCGAGTCGTGAAGATTTGAGCACCGCGGCCATGACCGTGGCTGGAGAAGTGGTCTCGCGCTGGGTTGAGATTCAAACTGAGCGGCAAAAGAAAAGAATACTGACTGAACAAGTTAAGACTAACGAGACATATCTTGAGCTTATCGAATTACGTTTTCGAAATTCTCTTGCCACAGCTCTGGACATCTATCAACAACGGCAAACTTTAGCGAAAGTGACTGCCCAGATTCCGCCGGTGGAGTCAAAGGAGCAACTGTTGCTTCACGAATTGGCGCTGCTCATGGGCAAGCCTGCCGGGGCTGTCACCGTAGCTGATGCCGATTTACCCGAGATGGCCGATTTGCCAGGCCTTGGATTACCTGCCGATCTTTTGGCCAATCGTCCTGATGTCAGGTCCGCAGGTTTTGCGCTTCAGTCGGCTGACTGGTCGGTGACGGCAGCAAAGGCCAATCGTCTGCCTTCCTTGAGCCTGACGGGTACCGCTGAATATACCGGTGCACAGTTGGGAACTCTTTTTGATAATTGGATGCTTTCCTTGGCCACCTCGGTGGTGGGGCCGATCTTTGATGGTGGTTCCCGGAAAGCTGAAGTGGAAAAACAGCAGGGTATTGTTGACGAGCGTCTGGCCTCGTATCGAGAGACCGTCTACACGGCGTTCAAGGAAGTCGAAGACGCTCTGGTGAAGGAAAAATGGCAAAAGCAGTATATTACGGCGCGTTTGGCCCAGTTGGAAGCGGCCAAAACGAGTTTGAGTGAAGCCGTTTCCCGGTATGCACAAGGGTTGGATGATTATCTGCCGGTCCTGAGCGCTTTGTTGTCCGTGCAGGAACTGGAAGTTTCCATTGCGGACGAACGGACCGATCTTGTTCTCTACCGCGTAGCCTTGCATCGGGCTCTTGGCGGTAGCTGGACCGACTCCTTGATCACTCCTGATGCAAATAACCAAAAGACAAATGACATCAACGTTAGCAACGAGGGATAA